In Rhinolophus ferrumequinum isolate MPI-CBG mRhiFer1 chromosome 7, mRhiFer1_v1.p, whole genome shotgun sequence, the following proteins share a genomic window:
- the HSPB3 gene encoding heat shock protein beta-3 yields the protein MAKIILRHLIEIPVRYQEAFEARGLEDCRLDHALYALPGPTTVDLGKARAAQAPPVDSAAEMPPQEGKSRFQILLDVVQFLPEDIIIQTFEGWLLIKAQHATRMDEHGFISRSFTRQYKLPDGIETKDLSAILCHDGILVVEVKDPAGTK from the coding sequence ATGGCAAAAATCATTTTGAGGCACCTCATTGAGATTCCAGTGCGTTACCAGGAGGCGTTTGAAGCTCGAGGTCTGGAAGACTGCAGGCTGGATCACGCTTTATATGCACTGCCCGGGCCAACCACCGTGGACCTTGGAAAAGCCAGGGCGGCCCAGGCTCCTCCAGTGGACTCAGCGGCAGAGATGCCGCCCCAAGAAGGCAAATCACGCTTCCAGATCCTGCTGGACGTGGTCCAGTTCCTCCCTGAAGATATCATTATTCAGACCTTCGAGGGCTGGCTGCTGATTAAGGCTCAACATGCAACCAGAATGGACGAGCATGGTTTTATCTCCAGAAGCTTCACCCGACAGTATAAACTGCCAGATGGCATTGAAACCAAAGATTTGTCCGCGATCCTCTGTCACGATGGAATTCTGGTGGTGGAAGTAAAGGACCCAGCTGGGACTAAGTGA